A region from the Aegilops tauschii subsp. strangulata cultivar AL8/78 chromosome 5, Aet v6.0, whole genome shotgun sequence genome encodes:
- the LOC109755247 gene encoding uncharacterized protein: protein MAGKKPAAVSTAPSEGEESAVIPSSAAKRGPGRPKKDPVPAAASPGSTAKRGPGRPKKDPVPAAAASPGSKRGPGRPNKVPAPAGSGEGSAPEPGKSEMGKGEMEKAATPKKQGKGEMEKAAAPVKTEKGAKVATNKKKDKGEMAASPEKKEKAATPKKKDKGEEAATLPKKKDKGDKAAAVPEKKDKGEKAATKKKKKEKGEIAAPPEKKEKGDKPANQKKEKEKGDTAAAPKKKEKKGGEAAEPGSRSGKQEPSGEAGKPKPKPTPKKTKQQASDGAAKETPSKRKRDDAGEPQPQKAAKKADKATPTKKKQASSGGAEKATTPSKTPQKAAKSANKSPGKAEKATPAKKQQPSGAAEKATPTKRKHGDLEPPKAAKSEQNGSSPAKKQKDKAAGAAPVAAEPGICSFPMARVRLLMRDKDATIRSNNETVFLVNKASELFLEAFAKDAYQNALKERKKSITYDNLSTEVCNEKRYKFLSDFVPLRVTAGDALKAVVERS from the exons ATGGCCGGGAAGAAGCCAGCGGCTGTGAGCACCGCGCCTTCCGAGGGCGAGGAGAGCGCCGTCATCCCCAGCTCCGCTGCCAAGCGCGGGCCCGGCAGACCTAAGAAGGaccccgtccccgccgccgccagccccgGCTCCACTGCCAAGCGCGGGCCTGGGAGGCCTAAGAAGGaccccgtccccgccgccgccgcaagccccGGCTCCAAGCGCGGGCCCGGGAGGCCAAACAAGGTCCCCGCCCCCGCCGGGTCCGGCGAGGGCTCTGCTCCGGAGCCCGGGAAGAGCGAGATGGGGAAGGGGGAGATGGAGAAGGCGGCGACCCCGAAGAAGCAGGGGAAGGGGGAGATGGAGAAGGCGGCGGCGCCAGTGAAGACGGAGAAAGGGGCCAAGGTTGCTACCAATAAGAAGAAGGACAAGGGGGAGATGGCGGCGTCcccggagaagaaggagaaggcggCGACCCCGAAGAAGAAGGAcaagggggaggaggcggcgacgcTGCCGAAGAAGAAGGACAAGGGGGACAAGGCGGCGGCGGTGCCAGAGAAGAAGGACAAGGGGGAGAAAGCTGctaccaagaagaagaagaaggagaagggggAGATTGCGGCGCCcccggagaagaaggagaagggggACAAGCCGGCGAAccagaagaaggagaaggagaagggggacacggcggcggccccaaagaagaaggagaagaagggcggcgaggcggcggagcCCGGATCCAGATCCGGGAAGCAGGAGCCGTCCGGCGAAGCGGGCAAGCCCAAGCCCAAGCCCACGCCCAAGAAGACGAAGCAGCAGGCGTCAGACGGGGCGGCCAAGGAGACGCCCAGCAAGAGGAAGCGCGACGACGCCGGGGAACCCCAACCCCAGAAGGCGGCCAAGAAAGCTGACAAGGCCACgcccaccaagaagaagcagGCCTCCTCCGGCGGCGCTGAGAAGGCCACCACGCCCAGCAAGACACCCCAGAAGGCAGCAAAGAGCGCCAATAAAAGCCCCGGCAAGGCGGAGAAGGCCACACCGGCCAAAAAGCAGCAGCCCTCCGGCGCGGCGGAGAAGGCCACGCCCACCAAGAGGAAGCATGGCGATCTGGAACCCCCAAAGGCGGCCAAGAGCGAGCAGAATGGCTCTTCGCCTGCGAAGAAACAGAAGGACAAGGCAGCAGGGGCGGCGCCGGTGGCCGCCGAGCCGGGCATCTGCAGCTTCCCGATGGCGCGGGTGCGGCTGCTGATGCGGGACAAGGACGCCACCATCCGATCTAACAACGAGACCGTCTTCCTCGTCAACAAGGCCTCG GAGTTATTCTTGGAGGCATTTGCGAAGGATGCTTATCAGAATGCCCTGAAGGAACGCAAAAAGTCAATTACCTACGATAACCTTT CGACGGAGGTGTGCAATGAGAAACGGTACAAGTTTCTATCAG ATTTCGTGCCGCTGAGGGTGACAGCCGGAGATGCACTCAAGGCTGTGGTGGAGCGGTCCTAG
- the LOC109755258 gene encoding uncharacterized protein: MMALPRAAALLLLLLVVVVAAPLLCAAQSPISQPPSSGAPTASPLLRPDADSEDGDNGSAVPPSLAPVAALSPGEDKAAAASPPAPTETSPAEAPSSAHSPAPSPSLHSAASAPSPAPAADKGGDDDDYSGKKKGQAPAPAPAAMEVKADTGAEAQPQKGAEGREEMNGGKKAGVVVGVFSAAAVLCLAGVVYRKRQANIRRSRYADYSARLELV; this comes from the coding sequence ATGATGGCATTGCCTCGCGCGGCCGCCctgctgctcctcctcctcgtggtggtggtggcggcgccgCTGCTGTGCGCCGCGCAGAGCCCCATCTCGCAGCCGCCGTCGTCCGGGGCGCCCACCGCGTCCCCGCtcctccgccccgacgccgaCTCCGAAGACGGCGACAACGGATCCGCTGTGCCCCCCTCCCTTGCCCCTGTCGCCGCGCTCTCCCCTGGCGAGgacaaggcggcggcggcgtcccctCCGGCGCCCACCGAGACGTCCCCCGCCGAGGCCCCCTCCTCCGCGCACTCGCCGGCGCCGTCGCCGTCCCTGCACTCGGCCGCCTCCGCCCCATCCCCCGCGCCCGCCGCCGACAAGGGAGGCGACGACGACGATTAcagcgggaagaagaaggggcAGGCCCCGGCGCCCGCCCCGGCGGCGATGGAGGTGAAGGCCGACACCGGCGCCGAGGCCCAGCCGCAGAAGGGCGCGGAGGGGCGCGAGGAGATGAACGGCGGGAAGAAGGCCGGCGTGGTGGTGGGCGTGttctcggcggcggcggtgctgtGCCTGGCCGGCGTGGTGTACCGGAAGCGGCAGGCCAACATCCGGCGGTCCAGGTACGCCGACTACTCGGCGCGCCTCGAGCTCGTCTGA